From Aspergillus luchuensis IFO 4308 DNA, chromosome 2, nearly complete sequence:
AAACCAACTTTGTCCAAACCCACGCCATCTAAGCTGTTAAGAAGTCTTTCTTCACCACCGGTGCCGATGGGCCGGTTGGAGAGAGTGATAGATGAGGGATCGACGTTCGGAGGGAGGCGTTCTAGGATCTAGAAGAGGGCATATAAGCACTCATTCGAGCTTTGAGTACTACGCCATAAGGTACAGGAAACACACCTGTGGCTGCAGAGACGGGAACAGTTCTTGCGGGTTGACCGTCAACCGGAACTGGCCGTTGCGGCTTTCGAACCTCAGTACGATCGTGCGTGACGCCATAGTGTGACACCCTAGCAAGAAAGGGTTGGACTGAATAATAGAGTTGAATCAATGTTTGTGCGGCTTAAGTAACACTCATCAAACTCATCAAACTCATCAGATCATGGCCGAGggcgggagggggagagaggagagagaagttgaaagagagagagagagagagagttgaGGGAGCTTGGAGAGCCGATTAAGGCGGCAGCGGAGCTCTATCGTCATTGCACGCCGTTACCGCCTGGTACCACCCCGCGGTCTCATCTCCGCTGACAAATGGTGTATCTTTGGTAATCCAGATACTTCCCTTGTCAACGCATCCATAGCTTGTTTCTTGATTACACATACTTTCAAGTCAAGAGatgtatatttatatatatttataagtgTATATTCATTTATTATGATTCtgttctatttatattatggAAATAGcatcacaacaacaacagaccCAGTCCTCCGAATTAAACGCCAGTATCCAATCCAACCCGgtcaaagcaaagcaaggcACGAATGAAACTGCAGGGTATCAAGTGCAAATCGATTTACATAATGGTGCACTTCTTAGGCAAACCACATGGTCCCTCGTTACTCTTGTCTGCATCACTCGCTCCCTGAGTGCCCTGACCGTTCTTGGCTGGCGCAGGCTGGGATTTCGGAGTCTGAGTCGTCTGTTTTTGCGACGCTGCTGCGGCCGCCGCAGGCTGCGACTCCGACTTGGCCTGCTCGCTACCATGTAGTCAAGCGAAGTTGTGGGCAGCAACGTGCTCGTAGAAGGCCTTGCCCTGGGCCTCAGCAACCTCGATCTCGAGAGCGCTGGGCTGGCGGGAGCCGTCGGCACCCtgtagaaaagaaaagtcatCAGTATGTTGTCGCCAATAGAAACGGTCCGGTGTCGGTTTTTGGAAGAGAAAAACTTACAGCAAAGGTACCAGCACCCCAGGCGCTACCACCGTGAACCTCGTTGAGGTTGGACAGCTGGGCGAAGACGGTCTTGTAGCCGAGAGGAACGTAGACGAAACCGTGGTGGGCGAGGGTGCTCATGGCAGCAAGGCAGGTGGACTCCTGACCACCACCCTGGGTACCGGTGGAAACGAAGAGACCAGCGTACTTGCCCCAGTAGCCACCGGAGGCCCAGATACCACCAGTGCGGTCCCAGAAGGCCTTCCACTGAGCGGGGAAGTTACCGTAGCGAGTGGGGATACCGAAGAGAACGGCGTCGTACTCAAGGAGGGTGTTGGCCTCAGCAATGGGGTAGCTGGACTTGGGGGGAGCGTGCATCTTAGCCAGAACATCGTCGGAGAGGGTCTCGGCGATTCTAGACGGTATAGGTTAGTCACCGGGACAATTGCGATGAACTTCAGTTGCAGCTATTGACATACTGGAAGATGTCGGCGGAACCGCCAGCAGCCTCAAtacccttcttctcagcctcgGCCAGCTTGAGGATGTGGCCGTACATGGAGTACTGTAATTAATTGGCCCATTAGTCCTGCGGATTTCCAATATGTTGAGGTCACAAAACGGTGGGATATCACTTACGAAGACGATAGCGATCTTGGgagccatggtgatggtggggtggtggggtgAACCTagagggggaaaaaagagagagagaagaagggcacgaaggaggaagaggttgcttctgatgaaaagaagaaaaagacaagCGAATGGGTCCGGCCATGGTGGCCAGACTTTATAGCCTCgagaggaagggggggggaaaggtaCTGTGGTTGAGGAGCTCCGCAACtcaaagcagcagcttctcacTCAGCGTTTGGCAAGCATCCGTAATCGATTACTACCGTTCGCCTGTTCCCGTACGGACCCTTTCTCCCTGACACGATGATTGGTCCCAAGGTACCTAAAAGTGGAATCCCGGAGCCACTCGGCGTGATGCCATCCAATCAATCTTGATTGTGGAGCCTTACGGATCATTGACAAATGGAGCTCGGATGGACTCGACTGGCGCTGAATGATCTCTTATTCACCATCTCATAagcccctcctctcctctcctccccgtgGGAACAAGCAATGGTGACACCTTTGGCGGCACGGGTTTgatccctcctctttttgGGAATTGAAGGGCCCCG
This genomic window contains:
- the pst2 gene encoding putative NADH-quinone oxidoreductase Pst2 (CAZy:AA6;~COG:S;~EggNog:ENOG410PGP7;~InterPro:IPR005025,IPR029039,IPR010089,IPR008254;~PFAM:PF02525,PF03358;~go_function: GO:0003955 - NAD(P)H dehydrogenase (quinone) activity [Evidence IEA];~go_function: GO:0010181 - FMN binding [Evidence IEA];~go_function: GO:0016491 - oxidoreductase activity [Evidence IEA]), with amino-acid sequence MAPKIAIVFYSMYGHILKLAEAEKKGIEAAGGSADIFQIAETLSDDVLAKMHAPPKSSYPIAEANTLLEYDAVLFGIPTRYGNFPAQWKAFWDRTGGIWASGGYWGKYAGLFVSTGTQGGGQESTCLAAMSTLAHHGFVYVPLGYKTVFAQLSNLNEVHGGSAWGAGTFAGADGSRQPSALEIEVAEAQGKAFYEHVAAHNFA